One Falsarthrobacter nasiphocae DNA segment encodes these proteins:
- a CDS encoding histidinol-phosphate transaminase: MNDRRDSLSALPLRENLRGKSPYGAPQKSVPFALNVNENTHPLPEAVQETIVGKVASVVGGLNRYPDRDAVELRSELADYLNAQVQGIDLAYENVWAANGSNEILQQILQTFGGPGRALLSFTPTYSMYPLLAAGTDTDYVAGTRGSDFSLTQESALEQLAEAEPAVVFLASPNNPTATALGPDVIEALYEASEPYRTMIVVDEAYAEFARDSTRSALRLLKGRERLIVTRTMSKAFGLAGARLGYLAAAPHVVDALQLVRLPYHLSAVTQAVALGALAHAEDLLATVDDIRAQRDRIEATLRELGFSPAVSDANFVFFTGVRDSQALFEALLDDGILIRDVGIPNSLRVSAGTREETDAFLTAMRRLAPEHVLPAGNGASAEPPATDSPTPDIAKDTTR; this comes from the coding sequence GTGAACGACCGTCGAGATTCCCTTTCCGCCCTGCCCCTCCGGGAGAACCTCAGGGGAAAGTCGCCCTACGGCGCACCCCAGAAGAGTGTTCCCTTTGCGCTCAATGTCAACGAGAACACCCATCCCCTGCCGGAGGCGGTCCAAGAGACCATCGTGGGCAAGGTTGCCAGTGTTGTGGGCGGGCTCAATCGGTATCCAGACAGGGATGCGGTGGAGCTTCGCTCAGAGCTCGCGGACTACCTGAACGCTCAGGTCCAGGGCATTGACCTCGCGTACGAGAACGTCTGGGCCGCCAATGGCTCCAACGAGATTCTCCAGCAGATCCTCCAGACCTTCGGCGGTCCGGGCCGGGCCCTCCTCTCGTTCACCCCGACATACTCGATGTACCCGCTCCTCGCAGCGGGGACGGACACGGACTACGTGGCCGGAACGCGGGGGTCCGATTTCAGCCTCACGCAGGAATCTGCCCTCGAGCAGCTTGCCGAGGCCGAGCCGGCCGTGGTCTTCCTCGCCTCGCCGAACAATCCGACCGCCACGGCCCTTGGGCCTGACGTCATCGAGGCCCTCTACGAGGCGAGCGAGCCGTACCGGACCATGATCGTCGTTGACGAGGCCTACGCGGAGTTCGCCCGCGACTCCACGCGCAGCGCCCTGCGGCTCCTGAAGGGCCGGGAGCGGCTCATCGTCACCCGGACCATGAGCAAGGCCTTCGGCCTCGCCGGCGCGCGCCTCGGCTACCTCGCCGCTGCCCCTCACGTCGTCGACGCCCTCCAACTGGTCCGGCTGCCCTACCACCTCTCCGCCGTGACCCAGGCGGTGGCGCTGGGGGCTCTCGCTCACGCCGAGGACCTCCTCGCAACCGTCGACGACATCCGGGCCCAACGGGACCGGATCGAGGCCACCCTCCGAGAGCTGGGCTTCTCCCCGGCCGTCTCCGACGCGAACTTCGTCTTCTTCACGGGCGTCCGCGACTCCCAGGCGCTGTTCGAGGCGCTGCTCGACGACGGCATCCTCATCCGAGACGTCGGCATCCCGAATTCGCTCCGCGTCAGCGCTGGAACCCGTGAGGAGACGGACGCCTTCCTCACAGCGATGCGCCGCCTCGCCCCCGAACACGTCCTGCCCGCCGGGAACGGGGCCTCGGCGGAACCGCCCGCCACAGACTCACCCACTCCTGACATCGCAAAGGACACCACCCGATGA
- a CDS encoding ATP-dependent DNA helicase yields the protein MPAPEERALTLLRAAVKALGGSQREGQEEMAAAVARALSRKEHLLVQAGTGTGKSLGYLVPLISHAQREDGPMVIATATLALQSQIVRRDVPRLLDAVEPHLARPVDVALLKGRSNYVCLNKLEGGYPEDEQDPLFEDPAEHAVAHPSAPRITNVTTFSAGPDRLGQEVQRLRAWAETTDTGDRDELTPGVSDKAWRQVSVTAQECLGAQRCPLAEACFSELARERAGEADIVITNHALLAISAFEGMQVLPEHSVVVVDEAHELQDRVTAAVTGTLNAAMITAAASAARKAAKVDDEPMNGAAEALQAELALMEEGLLHRGLTPNLGRAVELVRDSARAAFSDLKPSPGEDPDAAAQLARSRVQDVFQAAERLIGAADSGEIAWVTRPSEFTPGQGYSRDRNAEATLNVAPVSVAMRLREGLFEDKTVILTSATLALGGRFDAVAGDLGLAGPDAPSHAELDVGSPFAYERQGILYTPRHLPKPGMHAAPETREELLRLITASGGAALGLFSSKRAAQEAAEWVRERVDFEVLCQGDGATAALIKEFAETESTCLFGTMTLWQGVDVPGRGCRLVVIDRIPFPRPDDPLATARSRAITQAGGNGFMGVAAASAAIRLAQGVGRLIRSTDDRGVVAVLDSRLATERYGGFLLRSLPPLWRTEKLEVAEGALARLRDDDGA from the coding sequence ATGCCTGCCCCCGAAGAGCGCGCCCTGACCCTCCTCCGGGCTGCTGTCAAGGCTCTCGGAGGCTCCCAGCGGGAGGGACAGGAGGAGATGGCCGCGGCCGTCGCCAGGGCGCTGTCTCGCAAGGAGCACCTGCTCGTCCAGGCCGGCACGGGCACTGGAAAGTCCCTCGGGTACCTCGTGCCGCTCATCTCCCACGCTCAGCGGGAGGACGGCCCCATGGTCATTGCGACGGCGACGCTGGCGCTCCAGTCCCAGATCGTCCGGCGGGACGTGCCGCGGCTGCTCGACGCCGTGGAGCCGCACCTGGCCCGCCCCGTGGACGTCGCCCTCCTCAAGGGCCGGTCCAATTACGTATGCCTCAACAAGCTCGAGGGCGGATACCCGGAAGACGAGCAAGACCCCCTCTTCGAAGACCCCGCCGAGCATGCGGTCGCGCACCCGTCCGCGCCCCGGATCACGAACGTCACAACCTTCTCCGCCGGACCGGACCGCTTGGGGCAGGAGGTCCAGAGGCTGCGCGCCTGGGCAGAGACCACGGACACCGGAGACCGGGACGAGCTGACGCCGGGCGTGTCCGACAAGGCGTGGCGGCAGGTGTCCGTCACGGCGCAAGAGTGCCTTGGGGCGCAGCGGTGTCCGCTCGCCGAGGCCTGCTTCAGTGAACTCGCGCGGGAGAGGGCGGGGGAGGCGGACATCGTCATCACGAACCACGCGCTGCTGGCGATCTCCGCGTTCGAGGGTATGCAGGTGCTCCCCGAGCACAGCGTTGTCGTGGTCGACGAGGCCCACGAGCTTCAGGACCGCGTCACGGCCGCCGTCACCGGCACGCTCAACGCCGCGATGATCACCGCCGCCGCGAGTGCCGCCAGGAAGGCCGCGAAGGTCGACGACGAGCCCATGAACGGGGCGGCCGAGGCCCTCCAGGCCGAGCTCGCGCTCATGGAGGAGGGCCTCCTGCACCGCGGCCTCACCCCGAACCTCGGCCGGGCGGTGGAGCTGGTCCGGGACTCCGCGCGCGCCGCGTTCTCCGACCTGAAGCCCAGTCCCGGCGAGGACCCCGACGCCGCCGCGCAGCTGGCCCGATCCCGCGTCCAGGACGTCTTCCAGGCGGCCGAACGGCTCATCGGCGCCGCCGACTCAGGCGAGATCGCCTGGGTCACCAGGCCCAGCGAGTTCACGCCCGGCCAGGGGTACTCGCGTGATCGCAACGCGGAGGCCACCCTCAACGTGGCGCCCGTCTCCGTGGCCATGCGCTTGCGCGAGGGCCTCTTCGAGGACAAGACCGTCATTCTCACGAGCGCCACGCTGGCCCTCGGGGGCCGCTTCGACGCGGTGGCCGGCGACCTCGGTCTGGCTGGGCCGGACGCGCCTTCTCACGCGGAGCTCGACGTCGGATCCCCCTTTGCCTACGAAAGGCAAGGCATCCTCTATACGCCGCGGCACCTGCCGAAGCCCGGCATGCACGCGGCCCCCGAGACGCGCGAGGAGCTGCTGCGCCTCATCACGGCCTCCGGCGGGGCGGCACTGGGCCTCTTCTCCTCGAAGCGCGCGGCCCAGGAGGCGGCCGAGTGGGTGCGCGAGCGCGTCGACTTCGAGGTGCTGTGCCAGGGTGACGGCGCCACGGCGGCGCTCATCAAGGAGTTCGCCGAGACCGAGTCGACGTGCCTCTTCGGCACGATGACGCTGTGGCAGGGCGTGGATGTGCCCGGGCGCGGGTGCCGGCTCGTCGTCATTGATCGGATCCCGTTCCCGCGGCCCGACGACCCCCTCGCCACGGCTCGCTCCCGTGCCATCACGCAGGCGGGCGGCAACGGGTTCATGGGGGTCGCGGCGGCGAGTGCGGCGATCCGCCTGGCCCAGGGCGTGGGCCGGCTCATCCGCTCGACGGACGATCGCGGGGTGGTGGCCGTTCTGGACTCCCGCCTCGCCACGGAGCGCTATGGCGGGTTCCTCCTGCGCAGCCTCCCGCCCCTGTGGCGCACCGAGAAGCTCGAGGTGGCTGAGGGGGCGCTGGCGCGCCTCCGGGACGACGACGGAGCCTAG
- the lexA gene encoding transcriptional repressor LexA: protein MTTGRAPELTPTQRAVMECVEAFHAENGYAPSLRDIGKVTGLTSTSSVNYQLKRLVELGYIRRPENRPRSIEILRPVSGQRATASAPDSSVQDHASAGAPQAGSLAREGSPAAAASSASQEANGASGAADIAGLAPVTPLQAREDSTSVGVPLVGRIAAGGPILAEQDIEDIVTLPRSIVGQGELFMLKVRGDSMVDAAICDGDLIVVRRQNTAMNGDIVAALLNDEATVKTFRQRDGHTWLLPQNSQYEPILGDHAVIMGKVVSVLRAL from the coding sequence ATGACCACTGGCCGGGCGCCGGAACTGACCCCCACTCAGCGCGCGGTCATGGAGTGCGTAGAAGCGTTCCATGCGGAGAACGGCTACGCACCCTCACTGCGTGACATCGGCAAGGTCACGGGCCTCACGTCCACGTCCTCCGTGAACTACCAGCTCAAGCGCCTCGTGGAGCTCGGCTACATCCGCCGCCCCGAGAACCGCCCGCGCTCGATCGAAATCCTTCGCCCCGTCTCGGGGCAGCGGGCCACGGCGTCAGCGCCTGATTCGTCCGTGCAGGATCACGCCTCGGCGGGGGCGCCGCAGGCGGGCTCCCTGGCACGGGAAGGATCACCCGCCGCAGCCGCGTCGTCGGCCTCGCAGGAGGCGAACGGCGCCTCAGGCGCCGCCGACATCGCGGGCCTCGCACCCGTGACCCCGCTCCAGGCGCGGGAGGACAGTACGAGCGTCGGAGTGCCGCTGGTCGGACGCATCGCCGCCGGCGGGCCGATCCTCGCCGAACAGGACATCGAGGACATCGTCACGCTGCCGCGCAGCATCGTGGGCCAGGGCGAGCTCTTCATGCTCAAGGTCCGCGGAGACTCGATGGTGGACGCCGCGATCTGCGACGGGGATCTCATCGTGGTTCGCCGCCAGAACACGGCCATGAACGGCGACATCGTCGCGGCGCTGCTCAACGACGAGGCCACCGTCAAGACCTTCCGCCAGCGGGACGGCCACACGTGGCTGCTGCCCCAGAACTCGCAGTACGAGCCCATCCTCGGTGACCATGCGGTCATCATGGGCAAGGTCGTCTCGGTGCTCCGCGCCCTCTAG
- a CDS encoding LysM peptidoglycan-binding domain-containing protein, with translation MSALTLSSVSSRSSVSPRQPEVSVSKPSALRLTRRGRFVLVGLPLFALLLGLIVGGSFMATQADASTSAAPSVAVVTVEPGESMWEVAQRTNPGTDPREVVAAIVEANGLASSALEPGQELSVPLFK, from the coding sequence ATGTCCGCTCTTACTCTCTCGTCCGTCTCATCGCGTTCATCCGTCTCCCCTCGCCAGCCCGAGGTCTCCGTCTCGAAGCCCTCGGCCCTCCGGCTGACTCGGCGCGGCCGCTTCGTCCTGGTCGGACTGCCGCTGTTTGCGCTTCTCCTCGGCCTCATCGTGGGCGGCTCGTTCATGGCGACTCAGGCCGACGCCTCCACGAGCGCAGCCCCGTCCGTCGCCGTGGTGACCGTCGAGCCGGGGGAGTCTATGTGGGAGGTTGCCCAGCGCACCAACCCGGGTACGGACCCGCGCGAGGTCGTTGCGGCGATCGTCGAGGCCAACGGGCTGGCTTCCAGCGCCCTTGAGCCTGGCCAGGAGCTGAGCGTCCCCCTGTTCAAGTAG
- the priA gene encoding bifunctional 1-(5-phosphoribosyl)-5-((5-phosphoribosylamino)methylideneamino)imidazole-4-carboxamide isomerase/phosphoribosylanthranilate isomerase PriA has product MTRHLELLPAVDIADGQAVRLVQGEAGSETSYGSPLDAARQWEQDGAEWIHLVDLDAAFGRGSNRAVIGEVLSEIGVKIELSGGIRDDASLEAALELGPTRVNLGTAALENPEWTARAIEAHGDKIAVGLDVRGTTLAARGWTREGGDLWDVLRRLEDAGCARYVVTDVTKDGTLTGPNLELLASILDVTDRPVVASGGISSLADIEALATLVPRGLEGAILGKSLYAGRFTLPEALDVAGRPA; this is encoded by the coding sequence ATGACTCGCCACCTAGAGCTTCTCCCCGCCGTTGACATCGCCGACGGTCAGGCCGTCCGCCTCGTTCAGGGGGAGGCCGGCTCCGAGACCTCCTATGGCTCGCCGCTCGACGCCGCGCGCCAGTGGGAGCAGGACGGGGCGGAGTGGATCCACCTCGTGGACCTCGACGCGGCCTTCGGGCGAGGCAGCAACCGCGCCGTCATCGGGGAGGTCCTCTCGGAGATCGGCGTGAAGATCGAGCTCTCCGGCGGCATCCGCGACGACGCCTCCCTCGAAGCCGCCCTTGAGCTCGGCCCCACGCGCGTCAACCTCGGCACCGCCGCACTCGAGAACCCCGAATGGACCGCGCGGGCCATTGAGGCTCACGGTGACAAGATCGCCGTGGGCCTCGACGTGCGCGGAACGACGCTCGCGGCCCGCGGGTGGACCCGCGAGGGCGGGGACCTCTGGGACGTCCTGCGCCGCCTCGAGGATGCTGGCTGCGCGCGCTATGTCGTGACCGACGTGACGAAGGACGGGACGCTGACCGGCCCGAACCTCGAGCTGCTCGCCTCGATCCTCGACGTGACGGACAGGCCCGTCGTGGCCTCGGGGGGCATCTCGTCCCTCGCGGACATCGAGGCGCTGGCGACGCTCGTGCCGCGCGGGCTCGAAGGGGCCATCCTCGGCAAGTCGCTCTACGCCGGCCGCTTCACCCTGCCGGAGGCGCTCGACGTCGCCGGCCGCCCCGCGTGA
- the hisH gene encoding imidazole glycerol phosphate synthase subunit HisH gives MRRPDVVVLDYGSGNVRSAVRALEHVGAQVTLTRDRDAVQNADGLFVPGVGAFEAVMNQLTAVHGGRMIGRRVAGGRPVLGVCVGMQIMFEEGSEHGTAAKGLGEWPGVVERLQAEVVPHMGWNAVRPPEDTVLFKGIEDELFYFVHSYGVQRWEFDVAQPLMKPPSVTWSTHGGDFLAAVENGPLTATQFHPEKSGEAGLALLRNWLESLRS, from the coding sequence GTGAGGCGGCCCGACGTCGTCGTCCTTGACTACGGCTCGGGGAACGTGCGCTCCGCCGTCCGAGCCCTGGAGCACGTGGGCGCGCAGGTCACGCTGACGCGGGACCGAGACGCCGTGCAGAACGCGGACGGCCTGTTCGTCCCCGGCGTGGGCGCCTTCGAGGCTGTCATGAATCAGCTCACCGCGGTCCACGGCGGCCGCATGATCGGCCGCCGAGTGGCGGGCGGGCGCCCGGTGCTCGGCGTCTGCGTCGGCATGCAGATCATGTTCGAGGAAGGCTCGGAGCACGGCACCGCCGCGAAGGGGCTCGGCGAATGGCCGGGCGTCGTCGAGCGGCTCCAGGCCGAGGTCGTGCCCCACATGGGGTGGAACGCAGTTCGCCCGCCGGAGGACACGGTGCTCTTCAAGGGCATTGAGGATGAGCTGTTCTACTTCGTCCACTCCTACGGGGTGCAGCGCTGGGAGTTCGACGTCGCCCAGCCCCTCATGAAGCCGCCGTCGGTCACGTGGAGCACGCACGGCGGGGACTTCCTCGCCGCCGTGGAGAACGGGCCCCTGACCGCAACCCAGTTCCACCCCGAGAAGTCCGGCGAGGCCGGTCTGGCTCTCCTGCGCAACTGGCTCGAAAGCCTGCGCTCATGA
- a CDS encoding class I SAM-dependent methyltransferase, with protein sequence MPATPREGRSVPQAPSPAPSARAPHAPSAQTPAQDHYFTGTPEGPLLRKTLTVELAGRTVTVTTASGIFSPGGVDKGTQVLLKNAPWGPLIRPDETVLDIGCGWGPITLTAGLHTPEARLVAVDVNERSLTLARENASALGLALTAGLPEEIDPDLRFERIYSNPPIRVGKAVLHDILRTWLPRLAPGGMAWLVVQKNLGSDSLQAWMEAEFAGELAIRRHSTDKGFRILTAERTTTGG encoded by the coding sequence ATGCCCGCCACACCCCGCGAGGGCCGCTCCGTGCCCCAGGCCCCGTCCCCCGCTCCGTCCGCACGTGCGCCCCATGCCCCGTCCGCGCAGACGCCCGCCCAAGATCACTACTTCACGGGCACTCCCGAGGGGCCGCTGCTCCGGAAGACCCTCACCGTGGAGCTCGCGGGGCGCACCGTCACGGTCACGACGGCGTCCGGCATCTTCTCGCCAGGAGGTGTGGACAAAGGCACCCAGGTGCTCCTGAAGAACGCCCCGTGGGGCCCGCTGATCCGCCCCGACGAGACGGTCCTCGACATCGGCTGCGGGTGGGGTCCCATCACCCTCACAGCGGGGCTCCACACGCCGGAGGCGCGCCTCGTCGCGGTGGACGTCAACGAGCGCTCACTGACCCTCGCGCGGGAGAACGCTTCAGCGCTGGGGCTCGCCCTCACGGCCGGCCTGCCGGAGGAGATCGACCCGGACCTGCGCTTCGAGCGGATCTACTCCAACCCGCCGATCCGCGTGGGCAAGGCCGTCCTTCACGACATCCTCCGCACCTGGCTCCCCCGGCTCGCACCTGGCGGAATGGCGTGGCTCGTGGTCCAAAAGAACCTCGGCTCCGACTCGCTCCAGGCGTGGATGGAGGCGGAGTTCGCCGGCGAGCTCGCCATCCGCCGCCACTCAACGGACAAGGGCTTCAGGATCCTCACGGCGGAGCGGACGACGACGGGCGGCTAG
- the hflX gene encoding GTPase HflX, with amino-acid sequence MASSTRASIARHHHYAKDTVAELPDQGQGESSPRASSLDPIDRILATEDAPRGSVFASRRALALSELDREHSESDGDQADLAERRALRRVAGLSTELEDVTEVEYRQLRLEKVVLAGLWTEGTLADAENSLLELAALAETAGSEVMDGIVQRRTKPDPGTFLGSGKAEELKDIVAATGADTVVIDAELAPSQRRALEDVVKVKVIDRTALILDIFAQHAKSREGKAQVELAQLEYLLPRLRGWGESMSRQAGGRVGAAGGGIGSRGPGETKIELDRRRIRTRMAKLRREIEGMKPAREAKRANRRRNSVPSVAIAGYTNAGKSSLLNRLTSAGVLVENALFATLDPTVRHTQTPDGIGYTLADTVGFVRSLPTQLVEAFRSTLEEVADSDLILHVVDVSHPDPEGQIQAVRQVLAEVDAHTLPEIIVLNKADAADPFVVERVRQKEPRSILVSARTGEGIDELLELISVSIPRPDVTLELLVPYTQGQVLARLHEDDSEILEQEHLADGTRVVVRVRKSLAAALKEFETKAAPTT; translated from the coding sequence ATGGCAAGTAGCACTCGCGCGTCAATCGCACGACACCATCACTACGCAAAGGACACCGTGGCGGAACTCCCCGATCAGGGCCAAGGCGAATCCTCGCCCCGCGCCTCGTCGCTCGACCCCATCGACCGCATCCTGGCCACCGAGGACGCCCCGCGCGGCTCCGTCTTCGCATCTCGCCGCGCACTCGCGCTGAGTGAGCTTGACCGCGAGCACTCCGAGTCAGACGGCGACCAGGCGGATCTCGCCGAACGCCGCGCCCTGCGCCGAGTCGCGGGGCTCTCCACGGAGCTCGAGGACGTCACCGAGGTCGAGTACCGCCAGCTGCGCCTGGAGAAGGTCGTCCTCGCGGGGCTCTGGACCGAAGGCACCCTCGCGGACGCCGAGAACTCCCTCCTCGAACTCGCCGCCCTCGCCGAGACGGCGGGCTCCGAGGTCATGGACGGGATCGTCCAGCGCCGCACCAAGCCGGACCCGGGCACCTTCCTCGGCTCCGGCAAGGCGGAGGAGCTCAAGGACATCGTTGCGGCCACGGGCGCGGACACAGTCGTGATCGACGCCGAGCTGGCGCCGTCACAGCGCCGCGCTCTAGAGGATGTGGTCAAGGTCAAGGTCATCGACCGCACCGCGCTCATCCTCGACATCTTCGCCCAGCACGCCAAGTCCCGCGAGGGCAAGGCCCAAGTGGAGCTCGCTCAGCTCGAATACCTCTTGCCGCGACTGCGCGGCTGGGGAGAGTCCATGTCCCGCCAGGCCGGCGGCCGCGTCGGCGCAGCGGGCGGCGGCATCGGCTCGCGCGGACCGGGTGAGACGAAGATCGAGCTCGACCGCCGACGCATCCGCACGCGCATGGCCAAGCTCCGGCGCGAGATCGAGGGCATGAAGCCGGCCCGCGAGGCCAAGCGGGCCAACCGTCGGCGCAACTCGGTTCCCAGCGTCGCCATCGCCGGCTACACCAACGCGGGCAAGTCCTCCCTGCTCAACCGGCTGACGAGCGCAGGCGTCCTCGTGGAGAACGCCCTCTTCGCGACGCTCGACCCCACGGTCCGCCACACGCAGACCCCGGACGGGATCGGGTACACGCTCGCGGACACGGTCGGGTTCGTTCGCTCCCTGCCCACGCAGCTGGTGGAGGCCTTCCGCTCCACGCTTGAGGAGGTCGCGGACTCGGACCTCATCCTGCACGTCGTGGACGTCTCCCACCCGGACCCCGAGGGCCAGATCCAGGCCGTGCGCCAGGTCCTCGCCGAGGTGGACGCCCACACCCTCCCTGAGATCATCGTTCTCAACAAGGCGGACGCGGCGGATCCGTTCGTCGTTGAGCGCGTGCGGCAGAAGGAGCCGCGCAGCATCCTCGTCTCGGCGCGCACGGGGGAGGGCATCGACGAGCTGCTCGAGCTCATCTCGGTGTCCATTCCCCGCCCGGACGTGACCCTGGAGCTGCTCGTGCCGTACACGCAGGGCCAGGTCCTGGCGAGACTGCATGAGGACGACTCCGAGATTCTCGAGCAGGAGCACTTGGCGGACGGCACGCGCGTCGTCGTCCGCGTCCGGAAGTCCCTCGCCGCCGCGCTCAAGGAATTCGAGACGAAAGCCGCGCCCACGACGTAG
- a CDS encoding diaminopimelate epimerase — MTHANLQAFSKGHGTGNDFVLLSDPEGRLDVSAADVARWCNRRTGIGGDGFIRAVRTENVPEVQDLVEADPRAEWFMDYRNADGSVAEMCGNGVRVFVHFLRQAGLAELAEGESMHVATRAGVKAVARVAPAAVDPRAAQAHTGAATRVEPAGPGAGAPGDDATGARVPAGEASVQLGEVAYYAVDLGPWTLPAGSDSVSDSLVTTAGLDVPRPALSVDMGNPHTVVALARDEELEALILSQAPHVEPRPDNGSNVEFVVPADHSDLSGVGEFRMRVVERGVGETMACGTGAAAAAAATRVWGGEAAPSDYIVEMPGGRVRVSFQTGRNGAEHAVLAGPAVIVGSGTAAL, encoded by the coding sequence ATGACCCACGCGAATCTTCAGGCCTTCTCCAAGGGGCACGGAACCGGCAACGACTTCGTTCTTCTCTCGGACCCGGAGGGGCGCCTCGACGTCTCTGCGGCGGATGTCGCGCGCTGGTGCAACCGCCGCACGGGCATCGGCGGGGACGGCTTCATCCGGGCTGTGCGCACGGAGAACGTCCCGGAGGTCCAGGACCTGGTGGAGGCGGACCCCCGCGCCGAGTGGTTCATGGACTACCGCAACGCGGACGGGTCCGTCGCGGAGATGTGCGGCAACGGGGTGCGCGTGTTCGTCCACTTCCTTCGCCAGGCTGGCCTCGCCGAACTTGCCGAGGGCGAGTCGATGCATGTGGCGACTCGCGCCGGGGTCAAGGCCGTGGCGCGGGTGGCGCCGGCGGCTGTGGATCCCCGGGCCGCGCAGGCCCACACCGGTGCGGCCACGCGGGTGGAGCCGGCAGGCCCCGGTGCCGGAGCGCCCGGGGACGATGCCACAGGCGCCCGCGTGCCTGCCGGCGAGGCGTCCGTCCAGCTCGGCGAGGTGGCCTACTATGCGGTGGACCTCGGGCCGTGGACGCTGCCGGCCGGCTCCGACTCGGTCTCGGACAGCCTCGTGACGACGGCCGGTCTGGACGTCCCGAGGCCCGCCCTCTCCGTGGACATGGGCAACCCCCACACCGTCGTGGCTCTCGCCCGCGACGAGGAGCTTGAGGCCCTCATCCTCTCGCAGGCCCCCCACGTTGAGCCCCGGCCGGACAACGGGAGCAACGTGGAGTTCGTTGTCCCTGCGGACCACTCGGACCTCAGCGGGGTGGGCGAGTTCCGCATGCGTGTCGTCGAGCGCGGCGTCGGTGAGACGATGGCCTGCGGCACGGGCGCGGCCGCAGCAGCGGCAGCGACGCGCGTGTGGGGCGGGGAGGCGGCCCCGAGCGACTACATCGTCGAGATGCCCGGAGGCCGCGTGCGCGTCTCCTTCCAGACGGGGCGCAACGGGGCGGAGCACGCCGTCCTCGCGGGTCCGGCCGTCATCGTCGGCTCGGGGACCGCGGCGCTCTGA
- the hisB gene encoding imidazoleglycerol-phosphate dehydratase HisB has product MTSPTPQRTEQQTGRRTASIERRTSESHVRLSLDLDGTGQSSISTSVPFYDHMLTALSKHSLIDMTVEATGDTHIDVHHTVEDVAIVLGEALREALGDKRGISRFGQAAVPLDEALASAVVDISGRPYLVHSGEPAGLEHHLIGGHFTGSLTRHVFEAITLHAQICLHMTVLGGRDPHHIVEAQFKALARALRAAIEPDPRVTGIPSTKGAL; this is encoded by the coding sequence ATGACCTCCCCGACACCCCAGCGCACGGAGCAGCAGACCGGCCGGCGCACGGCCTCCATCGAGCGGCGCACGAGTGAGTCCCACGTGAGGCTCAGCCTCGACCTCGACGGAACCGGGCAGTCCTCCATCTCCACGAGCGTGCCGTTCTACGACCACATGCTCACGGCGCTGTCCAAGCACTCGCTCATCGACATGACCGTCGAAGCCACGGGCGACACGCACATCGACGTTCACCACACCGTCGAGGACGTCGCCATTGTCCTCGGGGAGGCGCTCCGAGAGGCGCTGGGGGACAAGCGGGGGATCTCGCGGTTCGGACAGGCGGCCGTGCCGCTGGACGAGGCCCTCGCGTCAGCCGTCGTCGACATCTCCGGCCGCCCCTACCTCGTCCACAGCGGCGAGCCGGCAGGCCTGGAGCATCACCTCATCGGCGGCCACTTCACGGGCTCGCTGACCCGTCACGTCTTCGAGGCCATCACCCTCCACGCGCAGATCTGCCTCCATATGACCGTCCTCGGCGGCAGGGACCCCCACCACATCGTGGAGGCCCAGTTCAAGGCCCTTGCCCGTGCGCTCCGGGCCGCCATCGAACCGGACCCCCGCGTCACGGGGATCCCCTCGACCAAGGGCGCACTGTGA